The Pseudomonas asiatica genome has a segment encoding these proteins:
- a CDS encoding PA1414 family protein → MNKPLSNWLHDLAVALGLIPPPLQPVPIPTDEEQRKRQPRRR, encoded by the coding sequence ATGAATAAACCACTGTCCAACTGGCTCCACGACCTGGCTGTCGCCTTGGGGCTGATTCCACCACCCTTGCAGCCGGTGCCGATCCCGACTGATGAAGAGCAGCGCAAACGCCAACCGCGTCGTCGCTGA
- the speB gene encoding agmatinase, with amino-acid sequence MDKILHQPLGGNEMPRFGGIATMLRLPHLQSAQGLDAAFIGVPLDIGTSLRSGTRFGPRQIRAESVMIRPYNMATGAAPFDSLSVADIGDVAINTFNLLDAVRIIEEAYDEVLEHNIIPLTLGGDHTITLPILRALHKKHGKIGLVHIDAHADVNDHMFGEKIAHGTTFRRAVEEGLLDCERVVQIGLRAQGYTADDFNWSRRQGFRVVQAEECWHKSLEPLMAEVREKVGGGPVYLSFDIDGIDPAWAPGTGTPEIGGLTTIQAMEIIRGCHGLDLIGCDLVEVSPPYDTTGNTSLLGANLLFEMLCVLPGVVRR; translated from the coding sequence GTGGACAAGATCCTCCACCAACCACTGGGCGGCAACGAAATGCCGCGTTTCGGCGGCATCGCCACCATGCTCCGTCTCCCCCACCTGCAAAGTGCCCAAGGCCTGGACGCCGCCTTCATCGGCGTGCCACTGGACATCGGTACCTCGCTGCGCTCCGGCACCCGCTTCGGCCCGCGGCAGATCCGCGCCGAATCGGTGATGATCCGCCCGTACAACATGGCCACCGGGGCCGCACCGTTCGACTCGCTGTCGGTGGCCGACATCGGTGACGTGGCGATCAACACCTTCAACCTGCTGGACGCCGTGCGGATCATCGAAGAAGCGTATGACGAGGTCCTCGAGCACAACATCATCCCGCTGACCCTGGGTGGCGACCACACCATCACCCTGCCGATCCTGCGGGCGCTGCACAAGAAGCACGGCAAGATCGGCCTGGTGCACATCGATGCCCATGCCGACGTCAACGACCACATGTTCGGCGAGAAGATCGCCCACGGCACCACCTTCCGCCGCGCCGTGGAAGAAGGCCTGCTCGATTGCGAGCGCGTGGTGCAGATCGGCCTGCGCGCCCAGGGCTACACCGCCGATGACTTCAACTGGAGCCGCCGCCAGGGCTTCCGTGTGGTCCAGGCCGAAGAGTGCTGGCACAAGTCGCTGGAACCGCTGATGGCCGAAGTGCGCGAAAAGGTCGGCGGTGGCCCGGTGTACCTGTCGTTCGACATCGACGGTATCGACCCGGCCTGGGCGCCTGGTACCGGCACCCCGGAAATCGGCGGCTTGACCACCATCCAGGCGATGGAGATCATTCGCGGCTGCCACGGCCTGGACCTGATCGGCTGTGACCTCGTCGAAGTCTCCCCGCCTTACGACACCACCGGCAACACCTCGCTGCTCGGTGCCAACCTGCTGTTCGAGATGCTCTGCGTGCTACCGGGCGTTGTCCGCCGGTAA
- a CDS encoding sodium:solute symporter, which yields MALDIIVVMIYTAGMLGLGWYGMRRAKTHEDYLVAGRNLGPVLYMGTMATTVLGGASTVGTVRLGYVHGISGFWLCAALGLGIIALNLFLAKPLLRLRIFTVTQVLEQRYNPAARQASAVIMLAYALMIGVTSTLAMATVLQVLLNLPFWASLLLGGGVVVLYSTIGGMWSLTLTDIVQFVIKTVGLMFILLPVCLYKAGGWDTLVAKLPAASFQLTTIGWDTIITYFLIYFFGILIGQDIWQRVFTARDEKVCQRAGTTAGVYCVLYGLACAAIGMAAHVLMPDLANPNNAFAEMIKTTLPDGIRGLLMAAALAAMMSTASAGLLAASTTLTEDLLPKLRGGKASSLGVSRLFTLLTGLVVLGIALVVNDVINALTLAYNLLVGGMLIPLIGAIFWKRATTAGAIASMSLGFATALLFMFKDGLEANTPIYYSLAVGLVSFVVVSLMSRKSVAAVKLA from the coding sequence ATGGCCTTGGACATCATTGTTGTAATGATCTATACCGCCGGCATGCTCGGGCTTGGCTGGTATGGCATGCGGCGCGCGAAAACCCACGAGGACTACCTGGTGGCCGGGCGCAACCTCGGCCCGGTCCTGTATATGGGTACCATGGCCACCACCGTGCTCGGTGGCGCTTCCACCGTCGGCACCGTGCGCCTGGGCTACGTCCACGGCATCTCCGGCTTCTGGCTGTGCGCAGCCCTGGGCCTGGGCATCATCGCCCTCAACCTGTTCCTCGCCAAACCCTTGCTGCGCCTGCGCATCTTCACCGTGACCCAGGTGCTGGAGCAGCGCTACAACCCAGCCGCACGCCAGGCCAGCGCCGTGATCATGCTGGCCTACGCACTGATGATCGGCGTCACCTCGACCCTGGCCATGGCCACCGTATTGCAGGTGCTGCTCAACCTGCCGTTCTGGGCCTCGCTGCTGCTGGGCGGTGGTGTGGTGGTGCTGTACTCGACCATTGGCGGCATGTGGTCGCTCACCCTGACCGACATCGTCCAGTTCGTGATCAAGACCGTCGGCCTGATGTTCATCCTGCTGCCAGTGTGCCTGTACAAGGCCGGTGGCTGGGACACCCTGGTGGCCAAGCTGCCGGCGGCCAGCTTCCAGCTGACCACCATTGGCTGGGACACCATCATCACCTACTTCCTGATCTACTTCTTCGGCATCCTCATCGGCCAGGACATCTGGCAGCGGGTGTTCACTGCCCGTGACGAGAAGGTCTGCCAGCGCGCCGGCACCACCGCCGGTGTGTACTGCGTACTGTACGGCCTGGCCTGCGCCGCGATCGGTATGGCCGCGCATGTGCTGATGCCCGACCTGGCCAACCCGAACAATGCCTTTGCCGAGATGATCAAGACCACCCTGCCCGATGGCATCCGTGGCCTGCTGATGGCAGCGGCGCTGGCCGCCATGATGTCCACCGCCAGCGCCGGCCTGCTGGCTGCGTCGACCACCCTGACCGAAGACCTGCTGCCCAAGCTGCGTGGCGGCAAGGCGTCGAGCCTGGGCGTCAGCCGCCTGTTCACCCTGCTCACCGGCCTGGTGGTGCTGGGCATCGCCCTGGTGGTGAACGATGTGATCAATGCCCTGACCCTGGCCTACAACCTGCTGGTCGGCGGCATGCTGATCCCGCTGATCGGCGCGATCTTCTGGAAGCGCGCTACCACCGCCGGGGCTATCGCCAGCATGTCGCTGGGCTTTGCCACCGCGCTGCTGTTCATGTTCAAGGATGGGCTGGAGGCCAATACGCCGATCTACTACAGCCTGGCGGTTGGTCTGGTGAGCTTTGTGGTGGTCAGCCTGATGTCGCGTAAATCGGTGGCGGCGGTGAAGCTGGCCTGA
- a CDS encoding MFS transporter: MSPLIQLLASAVALMMAMGIGRFALTPQLPQLIAEGQFDLTVAGLVAAANYLGYFVGAVDAMFARSPGQVRLRLHGGLWLCVLLTLASWAADGFWSHLLLRFGTGVASAWVLVMITSLSQQVANANNRQRLGALVFAGPGLGIALTGLLALVAHLWGLGSAALWLIYAVAALVMLLAVRPWLPRALQAAQVPSAARQGPTRSVGIGRLGLVYALYGVGYILPATFLSQIANQQFHGQWLADLFWPAFGLAAALGMLLVSLRRGGRTSAWLTATLWLQGLGVLACLMGGGVGLALGVVLCGGPFLACMQLVMQRSRELAPHATQRNAGLLTACFALGQLSGPLLAAVSSHYSGGLQPALMVAAGGLVVAGGLVLFGSSAQQGNACQAKAAS; encoded by the coding sequence ATGTCGCCACTCATTCAACTGCTTGCCAGCGCCGTGGCGCTGATGATGGCCATGGGCATCGGCCGTTTCGCCCTGACCCCGCAGCTGCCGCAACTGATCGCCGAAGGCCAGTTCGACCTGACGGTCGCCGGGCTGGTGGCCGCGGCCAACTACCTGGGTTACTTCGTCGGCGCGGTCGATGCCATGTTCGCTCGCTCGCCAGGCCAGGTGCGCCTGCGCCTGCACGGTGGGCTGTGGCTGTGCGTGCTGCTGACCCTGGCCTCATGGGCCGCAGACGGGTTCTGGAGCCACCTGCTGCTGCGCTTCGGCACCGGCGTGGCCAGCGCTTGGGTGCTGGTGATGATCACCAGCCTCAGCCAACAGGTGGCCAATGCAAACAACCGCCAGCGCCTAGGTGCCCTGGTGTTCGCGGGGCCCGGCCTGGGCATTGCGCTGACGGGTTTGCTGGCGCTGGTTGCGCATTTGTGGGGGCTGGGCTCGGCAGCACTGTGGCTGATCTATGCCGTGGCCGCGCTGGTGATGCTGCTGGCGGTCCGGCCTTGGCTGCCAAGGGCGCTGCAAGCGGCGCAGGTGCCGTCGGCTGCACGCCAGGGCCCCACGCGCAGTGTCGGCATCGGCCGCCTGGGGCTGGTGTATGCGCTGTATGGCGTGGGTTACATCCTGCCGGCCACCTTCCTGTCGCAAATAGCCAACCAGCAGTTCCACGGGCAGTGGCTGGCCGACCTGTTCTGGCCGGCGTTCGGCCTGGCGGCGGCGCTGGGGATGCTGCTGGTGAGCCTGCGCCGTGGCGGCCGCACCTCGGCCTGGCTCACTGCCACCCTGTGGCTGCAGGGGCTGGGTGTACTGGCCTGCCTGATGGGCGGGGGTGTCGGGCTGGCGTTGGGCGTGGTGCTGTGTGGCGGGCCGTTCCTGGCCTGCATGCAGCTGGTGATGCAACGTTCGCGGGAGCTGGCGCCGCATGCCACGCAGCGCAATGCCGGGCTGCTGACAGCCTGCTTTGCCTTGGGGCAGTTGAGCGGGCCGCTGCTGGCGGCGGTCAGCAGCCATTACAGCGGCGGGTTGCAGCCCGCGCTGATGGTGGCCGCGGGTGGGTTGGTGGTGGCTGGGGGGCTGGTGCTGTTTGGCAGCTCTGCACAGCAGGGCAACGCCTGTCAGGCCAAGGCAGCATCCTGA
- the ptrR gene encoding putrescine utilization regulator PtrR translates to MEFSQLRIFQAVAEEGSVTRAAERLHRVPSNLSTRLRQLEEQLGVELFLRERQRLQLSPAGKVLLDYANRMSALRDEALAAVRGGQPAGDFVLGTMYSTAATHLPGLLARYHQAYPAVNLQVRAAPSGELLEGLLNHTLDAALVDGPPSLAGLDGVPLCDEQLVLITSPEHPAVHTAKDVAGKAVFTFRQGCSYRMRLEAWYAHAHTPMGRVMEIESYQSMLACVIAGAGVAMMARSMLDSLPGRDRVRVHQLQAPFDQAVTWLMWRQGMRGANLQAWIDLQQSETINQSSECAVTA, encoded by the coding sequence GTGGAATTCAGCCAACTGCGAATCTTCCAGGCCGTGGCCGAGGAAGGTTCGGTCACCCGTGCCGCAGAGCGCCTGCATCGGGTGCCGTCGAACCTGTCGACGCGCTTGCGCCAGCTCGAGGAGCAACTGGGTGTCGAGCTGTTCCTGCGCGAACGCCAGCGCCTGCAGCTGTCGCCGGCGGGCAAGGTGCTGCTGGATTACGCCAACCGCATGTCAGCCTTGCGCGACGAGGCACTGGCCGCCGTGCGGGGCGGCCAACCGGCCGGGGACTTCGTGCTGGGGACCATGTACAGCACGGCGGCGACCCATTTGCCGGGGTTGCTGGCGCGTTATCACCAGGCCTACCCGGCGGTTAACCTGCAGGTGCGTGCGGCGCCCAGTGGCGAGCTGCTGGAAGGCCTGCTCAACCACACCTTGGACGCGGCCCTCGTGGACGGGCCACCGAGCCTGGCCGGGCTGGATGGCGTGCCGCTGTGCGATGAGCAACTGGTACTGATCACCAGCCCCGAGCACCCTGCGGTACACACTGCCAAGGACGTGGCGGGCAAGGCGGTGTTCACCTTCCGCCAGGGCTGCTCGTACCGCATGCGCCTGGAGGCCTGGTATGCCCATGCCCATACGCCAATGGGCCGGGTGATGGAAATCGAGTCGTACCAGAGCATGCTGGCCTGCGTGATCGCCGGCGCGGGTGTGGCGATGATGGCCAGGTCGATGCTCGACAGCCTGCCCGGGCGCGACCGGGTGCGGGTGCACCAGTTGCAGGCGCCGTTCGATCAGGCGGTCACCTGGTTGATGTGGCGCCAGGGCATGCGCGGGGCAAATTTGCAGGCCTGGATCGACCTGCAACAAAGCGAAACGATTAACCAGTCGTCGGAATGCGCCGTTACGGCTTGA